DNA from Campylobacter concisus:
CGCTGACCCTTGCCAATAGGCGTGAAAAGGTCAAGCACACGGCCTGTTAGCTTCATCGGATCATACTCTAAATTTAGCTTTTCGGTTGGGAAAAGTGGGGTTAGGTTGTCAAAAAGTGGCCTCTCTTTTGCGTCTGCTAGAGGCATATAATTTACCGCTTCGATCTTTAAAAGAGCGTAGTATTTTTCTTGATCTTTTGGCTCTCTTACTTGGCCGGTGATGATGTCGCCCACACGAAGTGCAAATTTGCGGATTTGAGAGTTTGAAACATAAGCGTCGTTTGAGCTGTCGCTTAAATTTGCATCGACAGCCCTTAAAAAGCCGTAGCCCTCGTTTGTGATCTCTAAAATCCCAGTAAATAGTATAAAGCCGCCTTGTTTTGTCTGGGTTTTTAGTATCTCAAATATCAAATCCTGCCTGCGAAATTCGCGCGGATTTTCGACGCCAACGCCATTTGCGATCTGCACTAGTTCGTCTAAGCTAAGCGTTCTTAGCTCTTCGATCTTGTGTCCGTCGACTGGTACGTGGGTTCTTGATGCTTGATGTTTTTTTGTAGTTTTTGTGCTTTGAGCAGCACTTTGCTCGGTTTGGTTATTGTTTTCCATTTTTCCTCTTTAAATGCGGGGATAAGATTGTAGAATTCTGGGCTTCAAAAGTTTTTTGAAAGTTTTGGCATTTTATAAAAATAAAACTTTGTTGTCAAGAAACGCCACAACCAAAGTCGCTAAAATAGGCAAATTTGCAGGCAAAATGACCTGCAAATTTAAATTAGTGCTCGCTTTTTAGCCCAGCACCACACATCGAGATGATGCTTTTGCCCTCTATCTTGTGCGATTTTGCGTAGCTTGCATAGGCGGCGTAGATGGCTGCTGTGGTGTGCTCGACGTAAAAGCCGCAGCTTGCTAGGAAATTTCTAGCTGGCTCAATATCCTCTTCTTTTATCGTGATTACTTCGCGCTCGCCAGCGTAGTCACTAGATAAAATTTCAGCGCCACGAGCAGGTTTTGCGATCGCTATGCCCTCAGCTAGTGTAGGCTGCGCCTTTATCGCAACTGGCTCGCTTGTTGCCCCTAAAAATGGCGCACATTTTTCACTTTGGACTATAAAAATTTTAGGTAGCTTTTTGATCACTCCAGCCTCAAAAAGTTCTTTTAAAGCGATCTCGCAGCCTATTAGCAAGGTGCCGTTGCCAACTGGCAGAAATAAATTTTCAGGGACAAATCCAAGCTGCTCGTAAATTTCATATATATATGTTTTAGTGCCTTGATAAAAAAGCGGGTTAAAGACGTGGTTTGCGTAAAATATGCCCTCATCTTTTGCCCTTTTTCTACAAGCATCTGCCGTCTCGTCGCGTGTGCCGTCAAAGACAACCGCCTTTGCGCCGTAGTACTCAAGCATCTTTATCTTTTTCTCGCTAGTACCTTTTGGGACGTAAATTTCACACTCTATCCCAGCTCTTGCAGCGTAGGCAGCGACTGAGTTTCCAGCGTTTCCGCTGCTATCTTGCAAGATCTTTTTGATGCCATGAGTTTTACAAAACCAAATAAGCATCACAGCACCCCTATCTTTAAAGGAAAGCGTTGGCATCGCGTAGTCCATTTTAAGATAGAGTGAGTCATCAAATTTCACGCTCTTTGTTAGCCCTTCGCCAAGGCTGATATCGCGCCAAAGATCGTTTTTGATAGGGAAAAACTCGCGGTATCTAAATAGACTAAACTCGTGCAGGTCGATCAAATTTAGATCAAATTTGGTTGGCTTAAACTCCAGATCATAAAGCCCGCCACACTCGCACGTAAATATCGCCCTTTCAAATTCTGCGCTCTTGCCGCACTTTGAGCAGATAAATTTAGGCATTTTTGCTCCTTTTAAATTTTTCTATCAAGTATCGCTGTGGCTTCGATCTCGATGAGGCAGCCAAAGTGAAGTTTGTTTGTCGGCACTACGACACGAGCTGGCTTATGCTCGCCAAAAAATA
Protein-coding regions in this window:
- a CDS encoding pyridoxal-phosphate dependent enzyme, which translates into the protein MPKFICSKCGKSAEFERAIFTCECGGLYDLEFKPTKFDLNLIDLHEFSLFRYREFFPIKNDLWRDISLGEGLTKSVKFDDSLYLKMDYAMPTLSFKDRGAVMLIWFCKTHGIKKILQDSSGNAGNSVAAYAARAGIECEIYVPKGTSEKKIKMLEYYGAKAVVFDGTRDETADACRKRAKDEGIFYANHVFNPLFYQGTKTYIYEIYEQLGFVPENLFLPVGNGTLLIGCEIALKELFEAGVIKKLPKIFIVQSEKCAPFLGATSEPVAIKAQPTLAEGIAIAKPARGAEILSSDYAGEREVITIKEEDIEPARNFLASCGFYVEHTTAAIYAAYASYAKSHKIEGKSIISMCGAGLKSEH